In the genome of Coregonus clupeaformis isolate EN_2021a chromosome 11, ASM2061545v1, whole genome shotgun sequence, one region contains:
- the LOC121577366 gene encoding UPF0705 protein C11orf49 homolog — protein sequence MCTKMNPDRFNPTLSVDEYLAETNVLFYLNDAVTQLLEHKEEYTQFGIVRYFSEYFSSVKNGNHVLFREFGYIKATAHNRASFIRVLWRCFRQIGKNGDLLAMLEYSSLLQLLCPDFPVEMVQHAARIVLMDDAMDCLMSFSDFLFSFQIQFYFEEFLESIAVIYQDLLSGKSPNTVIVPTSTSVEQLPQVATEETEAQEGVDSSVFGECIEGLCERFKHNHPSTSAIREVLEQTQRVTFYGFVMALVRHEGVNQDIGALPNKLELLIDPEMDQEVEKLIAQIAISPTSNSSSSAPGHKEPPRKASPRKSLHHRKRIEMESDGSTEETDSSEN from the exons ATGTGCACGAAAATGAATCCTGATCGTTTCAATCCTACCCTCTCAGTTGATGAGTACCTTG CTGAGACCAACGTGCTTTTCTACCTGAACGATGCTGTGACCCAGCTTCTGGAGCACAAGGAGGAATACACCCAGTTTGGCATCGTCCGTTACTTTTCAGAATA CTTTAGCAGTGTGAAGAACGGCAACCATGTACTGTTCAGAGAGTTCGGCTACATCAAGGCCACAGCTCATAACAGGGCCTCCTTCATCCGTGTCCTCTGGAGGTGCTTCCGACAGATCGGGAAGAACGGAG ACCTCCTGGCCATGTTGGAGTACAGCTCCCTTCTGCAGCTCCTCTGTCCAGACTTTCCAGTGGAGATGGTACAACATGCAGCAAG GATAGTGCTAATGGATGATGCCATGGACTGCCTCATGTCCTTCTCGGATTTCCTCTTCTCTTTCCAAATCCAGTTCTACTTTGAAG AGTTCCTGGAGAGTATTGCTGTGATCTACCAGGACCTGCTGTCAGGGAAAAGCCCCAACACTGTGATCGTCCCCACCTCTACCTCAGTGGAACAGCTCCCCCAGGTGGCTACAGAGGAAACTGAGGCCCAGGAAGGAGTGGACTCTTCTGTCTTTGGAGAGTGCATCGAGGGGCTTTGTGAAAGGTTCAAACACAA CCATCCTTCTACATCTGCCATTAGAGAGGTTCTGGAGCAAACACAGAGAGTGACATTCTATGGCTTTGTGATGGCTCTGGTCAGACATGAGGGTGTCAACCAGGACATTG GTGCCCTGCCAAACAAGTTAGAGCTTCTGATTGACCCTGAGATGGACCAGGAGGTGGAGAAACT CATTGCACAGATCGCTATCAGTCCTACatccaacagcagcagcagtgcaCCAGGACACAAGGAGCCCCCTAGGAAGGCCTCCCCACGCAAGTCCCTTCACCACCGCAAGAGGATCGAGATGGAGAGTGACGGATCCACAGAGGAGACAGACTCCTCAGAGAACTGA
- the mapk8ip1a gene encoding C-Jun-amino-terminal kinase-interacting protein 1a, producing the protein MLLYFSLQMESNEEGENWREEEDGENGEKWMEDQWEKWLIHDISLEEFEDEDLSQVTEITDEAGASLNYDDLDSQDHVTWPASSQAGKADGRGFREVQAEMLHLDLIDAEEEIQEEEEHWGLIHGSHDDHRLNQEERGAVVLTPVRQKQPNVIELESAEHPVTMDTYRPKRPTTLALFPQVQPQPPHPPRTQDKDTINNNSFGKKDTWKENLSNSNSSSPHITGDLTPTNKQVNDECKVQQHSDASVAKQPQQRGTGPEKAVKAYSKDYSTFISHGATVSRGRQRDAKQRDKKSSAAPHNQTTAAKPKAGSMRDKAVDGDRDRDGSRGRGGQGQGRGCCREEECQPEATEEIYLTPVHQKNPDTDRPDSDRPFLSQSSEGNRMSISSDAEGPPAYPNTALPDRTNPSISEEDEVYLHPPAPPPRSFSISSCFRPSDSEGGDQDRGLWHRGSKSSSKGESVGLGGLGALRTAHAGLSYDSVKYTLVVDEHAKLDLVSLKQCYRSYSDESDTETVYESANEEEEYEVDHSELKRERKESSRLSRASSSSEAGVSGGPRTRKFRNVFVNRHLHSSGAESFGLFSCALDGVEKEQSHRAVFRFVPRHGDELELEVDDPLLMEAQADDLWCKAYNMRTGASGIFPAYYAAKVTQEPSKDNKDDWVDRFRVKFLGSVNVPYHKGNDVLCAAMQKIANNRRMTMQPPSACILEINMKGVKIIVQDECRTSERGDKCFHLFQLKNISFCGCHPKHNKYFGFITKHPDHQRFACHVFTSDDSMMPLAESVGKAFQLYYKETVGYSCPTEDIFIE; encoded by the exons ATGTTGCTCTACTTCAGTCTGCAAATGGAGTCCAACGAGGAGGGGGAGaattggagggaggaggaggatggagagaatggagagaagtgGATGGAGGACCAGTGGGAGAAATG GCTGATCCATGACATCAGCCTGGAGGAGTTTGAGGACGAGGACCTTTCTCAGGTCACAGAGATCACTGATGAGGCTGGAGCCAGCCTTAACTACGACGACCTTGACTCTCAG GACCATGTGACGTGGCCAGCCAGTAGCCAAGCGGGGAAAGCAGACGGGCGGGGGTTCAGGGAAGTGCAGGCGGAGATGCTCCACTTGGACCTGATCGATGCTGAGGAGGAGAtccaggaggaagaggagcactGGGGCCTGATCCATGGTTCCCACGACGACCACAGGCTCAaccaggaagagagaggggcCGTCGTTCTAACTCCTGTAAGACAGAAACAGCCCAATGTGATAGAATTAGAATCTGCGGAACATCCGGTCACTATGGATACGTACAGGCCCAAGAGACCCACCACCCTAGCGCTGTTTCCACAGGTGCAGCCTCAGCCTCCTCATCCTCCCAGGACTCAG GACAAGGATACAATTAACAACAACTCATTTGGAAAGAAGGACACATGGAAGGAGAATCTGTCAAACTCAAACTCCTCCTCCCCCCACATAACAG GCGATCTGACACCCACTAATAAGCAGGTGAACGATGAGTGTAAAGTCCAGCAGCACAGCGATGCCTCTGTGGCCAAACAACCCCAACAAAGAGGGACAGGTCCAGAGAAGGCAGTCAAGGCATACAGCAAGGACTACTCCACGTTCATCTCACACGGAGCTACAGTATCACGGGGCAGGCAGCGTGATGCAAAGCAGCGGGATAAGAAGTCCTCCGCTGCTCCACACAACCAGACTACAGCAGCAAAGCCGAAAGCAGGCAGTATGAGAGACAAAGCTGTGGATGGGGACAGGGATAGGGATGGGAGCAGGGGGCGAGGAGGACAGGGGCAAGGGCGGGGGTGCTGCCGTGAGGAGGAGTGCCAGCCAGAAGCCACGGAGGAGATCTACCTGACCCCGGTACACCAGAAAAACCCAGACACTGACCGTCCAGACTCTGACCGTCCGTTCCTGTCTCAGAGCAGCGAGGGCAATCGCATGTCAATCAGCTCCGACGCGGAGGGACCCCCAGCGTACCCAAACACCGCCCTACCTGACCGAACAAACCCCTCCATCAGCGAGGAGGACGAGGTCTACCTGCACCCCCCTGCACCTCCTCCACGTTCATTCTCCATCTCCTCATGCTTTAGGCCATCTGACAGTGAGGGAGGGGACCAGGACAGGGGGTTATGGCACAGGGGCTCTAAGTCTAGCTCTAAGGGTGAGTCGGTGGGGTTGGGGGGGTTGGGGGCCCTGCGGACTGCACACGCAGGCCTCTCCTATGACTCTGTTAAATACACCCTAGTGGTGGACGAGCACGCCAAGTTAGATCTGGTGAGCTTGAAGCAGTGCTACCGGAGCTACAGTGATGAAAGCGACACAGAGACGGTGTATGAGTCAGCCAACGAGGAGGAGGAATATGAGGTGGATCACAGCGAGCTgaagagagaaaggaaagagTCATCACGTCTGTCGAGGGCTTCTTCGTCGTCAGAGGCAGGGGTTAGCGGGGGACCTCGAACACGCAAGTTCCGCAATGTGTTTGTGAACAGACATTTACACTCCTCTG GTGCGGAGTCCTTTGGCCTGTTCTCCTGTGCGTTAGATGGAGTAGAGAAGGAGCAGAGCCACAGAGCTGTGTTCAG GTTTGTCCCTCGACATGGCGATGAGCTGGAGCTAGAGGTGGATGACCCCCTGCTGATGGAGGCTCAGGCTGATGATCTATGGTGTAAGGCCTACAACATGAGGACTGGGGCCAGCGGCATCTTCCCTGCCTACTACGCTGCCAAGGTCACCCAGGAACCCAGCAAAG ATAACAAAGATGACTGGGTAGACAGGTTCCGAGTGAAGTTCCTGGGTTCTGTTAACGTACCCTACCACAAAGGCAACGACGTGCTTTGTGCTGCTATGCAAAAG ATTGCTAACAACCGACGGATGACCATGCAGCCTCCCTCTGCATGTATTCTGGAAATCAACATGAAGGGGGTGAAAATCATTGTGCAAGATGAATGTAGGACCTCGGAAAGA GGGGATAAGTGCTTTCACCTTTTTCAGCTTAAGAACATCTCCTTTTGCGGCTGTCACCCAAAGCATAACAA GTATTTTGGATTTATCACCAAACATCCTGATCACCAGAGGTTTGCTTGCCATGTCTTTACGTCGGACGACTCCATGATGCCTCTGGCTGAGTCTGTTGG GAAAGCCTTCCAACTGTACTACAAGGAAACAGTGGGCTACTCATGCCCAACAGAGGACATCTTCATTGAGTAG